atttataggctcaagtcaccaacctctcaatggtggtgaatgtttctacattactttaggtctttctagagttttcatgatagattagtatcattatagttctagattcctctatcttatacatacacttatagttctagattgttctatcatattcatacacattatagttctagattgttctaccatattcatacacactatagttctaagatattctactattttcatacatattatatttaagaatattctagaaatttgtagcaatttcaacactcctccttgatgCAAATTTCTGTGACTCCGAGCATAGCTTgtaattcttcaaatcttggtctcGGCAAAACCTTCGTGAATATGTTTGCAATTTGATCTTCTGTTCTGCAGTAGTCGAGTTTGATTTCTTTAGTTACTTCAGCTTCTCTGATAAAGTGATACTTGATTGCTATGTGTTTTGTTCTGCTGTGATGAACTGGATTCTTCGCCATTGCAATTGCTGATTTGTTGTCGCAGTTGATTTTAGTAGGCTCAtcttgtttttctcccatgtcttCAGTATCATATGAAGCCATATAGCTTGACTCGTTGCTTCAGCAGCTGCCAGGTACTTTGCTTCTGCTGTTGATTGTGCTACTGTAGCTTGCTTCTTCGACGCCCAAGAGAACATTCCTGATCCTAGTGAGAAAGCATAGCCAGAGGTACTCTTCATGTGATCTGCCGAACCTGCCCAATCACTCAAAATTCTTTTTCCTACTCCAAAGTGTATTTGACTTgggctttgcatgaatcttgatAGAAGACTTGTAGCATATATTATGTCAGGCCGTGTAGCTTGAGACTTGATGTAAAGTGTAGGCTCACTCTTGCTCCTCCTGAATCCTCGATCCATGAAATACTGATCGATTCTGCTATACCATGCTCGAGGTGCTTGCTTCAAACCGTATAGTGTTTTTCTTAGTCTTAACACTTTGTTTTCTTTGCCTTCAGACACAAATCCttgtggctgctccacatagtgttggttaatttgaaaatcgagatgatactggataaatctgaagtcgtgtataacactttcagattgaatcaaatttcgaggttcaaccaaaattgttcaatcggataaaatcagaagattataattcaagagttttgttttggtcttgtatgttttgtcacccgttatgctttctgaaccagaatgattatttatgatcaaagaacaggtggtttttggcggttgatagaagttttttctttttaaaaactgccgttgatggaagttttagtaacttccatgtaacttccaaccgttgatggaagttttagtaacttccatgtaacttccaaaatttgcctaaaccgaacatctcgttattacattaaaacaagcgtgcactcttattttaacataataaagagatcaattacactaaaatgtccaacaaacctcccccattttagtgtaattaccgatcaaatcaccaaagtcataacataccacaaactactgcatagatgaaatatcgtgacgattgaatttcatcttagcaaattatacgtttcaaatattcgaatatcagagtgtcactaaggattgaaccttttctattcataatgaatacatgaagataatctgcacaatagtttataacattactcttgctcgacactagtttactagcttgtgtccctatccttcataagcatatcaaagccaagtcccagcttcttgaagcggctaaacttcatgcttatataggtagtccttttctttcttgcacctgcaaatgcaatttttcaaaagaaccattgagaagttatacttcaacctccttaacttacagaaccgaacacattccttttgggatactttcgatgatgtgttccaatctctacatgttaagctttccacattgaattcagcacctaatgtcatattagatgggaattgggtatcttaacataagagatttcagatggactttaatcttaatcccacagccgaccttttcacgagatctctacttaaccctttggttaaatgatcggccaaattatgccgagttctcacaaactccactgatatcacacaatgcatgattaactcccgaaccatgttgtgtctaacacccaagtgtctagacttcccattatacacttgactatatgccttagccaaagttcatatggggtaaccttattccttttgttaggaattcggttcaacaagtaacaggctgtcaacatagcctcaccccaaaatccttcacttaaacccgaataggataacatggaattcaccatttctttcaaggttctattcttcctttcggctacaccattttgttgtggtgtatagggagctgtagtttgatgtattattccagtagattgaaaataaaccggatcataatactcacctcccctatccgtacgaagagttttgattagcccattttgatgaagttctacctctttcttataaattttaaatttatcaagagcttcatcttttgtatttaataaatatacataaaaataccttgatgcatcatcaataaaagcaacaagatattttttatgacctaatgatggagtagcatgcaaatcacacaaatcactatgaataaggtctaagactttagtctcacttttaacatccttaaaaggtttcctagtgatcttggtcaacatgcaagttttgcatttttcaatgttcatattaaaaggaggaatcatacttgtttttgacatatcttttaatcttttgtaatgaacatgtcctaatctagcatgccaaatttctgattttgtcatattagttatagaactacacgaggccatacaaacagattcatgaacaaaaggaacatcaatgtttaatttaaacattccattacaacgataaccaaatccaacaaacgaaccatgtcttgacaagatgtacttgtcactttcaagtacttgcttgaaaccacaattatttaaaaccataccagacaataagttcttacgaataccaggtacaaataagacatgatctaaatacaaactttttccggaagtaaaaactaaattcacacaacctaatcctaggattggttcagttgcaacattgcccatcttcacaatagagccatcatcgattggtctaaattccttgaaccaacgacaatctttgcacacatggcttgttgctcccgaatcaaaccaccaagcaatgtcatcatcctgcacatagaatgcatcagatattagtgatacataatttgaattcgtattcgaattaaaattattcactataatctgaccttgttgctttccaggatcattagacccacttggaccagccttgttctttcctttgaacacctggcaatccctctttaaatgacaaggtttcccacacttccaacatgacaattttttctgtttgtttggacctttgttcttatttccttgaaatttttgtttgttacctttagcattgtaatttttcttaactgttccactttcctctaccatattaacggaagaggaacctgctacgtttttatcattgactttgtcaatttcctaagccctcagcgactcctcaatcatgaaatgactaccgagttgaacaagagtcaactcttccttcttatgtttcaaggtatacttgaagtctttccaagaagaaggcagtttatcaattatagatgaaactgcaatggattcatccattttcaaatcatgttgagtaaactgacccaaaattcgcagcagttcattatattgttccataacaggcctcgaatcaatcattttgtaattaaagaaattactaactaagaatttgttacttgaagcatcttctgccatatacttggattcaagagagtcccataattccttagcagactcaacattttgataaatatcaaagagagagtcagacataccgttcagaatgtgtccacgacaaatgtaatcgtcgttctcccatttcgaacgCTTCCTTATTTGATCCAGAGTTTCGTCTTCCTTATACACCGGCATTGGTGTACTCAGCACATACACcacattcaatgttgtcaagagaaaaTGCATCTTCTTTTGCCATCTTCTGAAATTctgcccttcaaacttgtccaacttcgcaaacttgcttgtcatcttcgaactatcgttcgtcatctcaaaaaatttgattcaatcttttgttggttaatttgaaaatcgagatgatactggataaatctgaagtcatgtataacactttcagattgaatcaaatttcggggttcaaccaaaattgttcaatcggataaaatcagaagattataattcaagagttttgttttggtcttgtatgttttgtcacccgttatgctttctaaaccagaatgattatttatgatcaaagaacaggtattttttggcggttgatggaagttttttctttttaaaaactgccgttgatggaagttttagtaacttccatgtaacttccaaccgttgatggaagttttagtaacttccatgtaacttccaaaattttgcctaaaccgaacatctcattattacattaaaacaagcgtgcactcttattttaacataataaagagatcaattactgATGGCTTCAAGCTTGTGCCTCTTCACGTATGGAATATGAATGTAGCATATAGATCCAAAGACCCTTAGGTGCTTTGCTGATGGCTTCTTCCCGTTCCAAGCTTCAATTGGAGTCTTGTCTTTTACAGACTTAGTTGGACATCTGTTGAGTAAGTAAACAACATTGTAGACTGCTTCAGCCTAGAATGTGTTAGGTAGTCCCTTCTCCTTGAGCATCGATCTAGCCATCTTCATAACTGTGCGATTCTTTCTCTCGgacactccattttgttgaggagaatATGCGACTGTAAGTTGTCACTCAATGCTTCATCCTcacaaaatctttcaaactcGCGAGAGGTGTACTCTTTGCCGCGATCACTTCTTAGTACTTTTATCCGTTTtccactttgattttcagcaagggccttgaactttttgaatactccaaagacttctgatttttcttttagaaaatatacccATGTCATTCTAGAGAAGTCATCAATGAAGAGTATGAAGTACTTGTTGTTCTCATGTGATGGCGTCCTCATTGGTCCACAAACGTCCGTATGTATCAGCTCCAATAGATCTTTCGCTCTCCATGCTCCGCTTGTTGAGAAAGGAAATTGGTGTTGCTTACCAAGGAGACATCCTTCACACACTTCATTGTTCTCCTTTATGCTTGGAAGATCTCTCATCATGTTCTTCTCATGTAACAACTTCAAGGCATGTGTGTTGAAGTCGCCAAATCTTCGATGCCATAGCCATGAATCATCAACCTGTACCTTCATGGAAAtgtttgttgcatattttaaatttagagggaAGCTTCTATTGCTCTTATTCATCTTTACTTGGGCTATCTcaaaccttttatttttgttgtctaaGATTTTGCATACACCTCCTTCAAAGTGAAGTGTGTAGCCTCTCTCCATCATTTGGCCAATGCTTAGAAGATTTTCTTTTAGGCTTGGAACTAGTAAGACATCATGGATGAGTCGCGTACCTTTATCTGTCTCCACCATGACAATTCCTTTGCCTTTTGATTCAACCACACTTCCATTTCCCAGTCAAACTTTGACTTTGACAGACTCGTCAATGCTTTTGAAAATAGTCTCATCCTTGGCCATGTGATTGCTACATCCACTATCCAAGTACCAGCTtcctcccttttcttttattgagtcTTGAGTGGCATAGAACAtacattgttcttgatcatGCTCCTCTGTGATATTAGCTTGATGCCTACTTTTGTTGCGACAATTTTTCTCTATGTGCTCGAACTTCTTGCAATGGTTGCATTGTGGCATATTACGGAACCAACAATTTTTCTCTGTGTGGCCTTGCCTTTTGCATATATTGCATGGAGGATTTTTATCTGTTTTGTTCTTAAGGCAATTCCTAGAACCTTCTCTTATTCTAGAAGTTTctccatattttttctttcccctattttctttgttttggggctgaaATTTAAGCTTTGACTGGAAGGCATTTTCAATTGTATCTTCTTTATCCCTATACAGTCTTTGCTCATATGCTTCAAGAGAGCCCACAAGTTCTGTCTCTAATAGAGTGGACAGATCTTTGGTTTCCTCAATCGTTGTCACGATTGGGTCAAACTTTTGGGGCATAgtaattagaattttctcaacaattttcttgtcAAGAATATCTTCCCCAAAAGCTCTCATTTGATTAACTATTTCTTTAACTTTAGAATAGTAATCTTTAACTGTCTTAgactccttcatcttcaatagTTCAAAATCTCTTCTTAGAGATTGAAGTTTAACGGCACGTACCTTACCACTTCCTTGAAACTCCTCCTACAATGTGTTCCACGCTTCTTTGGTAGTCTTAGCTCCCATAATTCTTGAGAAAATTGAATCAGTCACCGCTTGTTGCAAGGTGAACAACGCCTTtgaatttttctgtttatttttcttcaactctttttcttGAGATGCATTAAGAGCTAAAGTATCTGTGGGAATGGTGAAGCCTTCTTCTACTATGTCCCATAAATCTtgagatgaaaaatatgtttccattttaaCACGCCAGAAATCATAATTTCCACCATTGAAGATAAGGACATAAATAGTTGACGATTGAGTAGTGTTATCCATagcttagaaaaaatattattagtgtGGGTTAATAGTACAAATGAAATTTTTGTAGTTGGGAGGATTTTGGAATGGTAGGTAGGTAATATAACTACGCCCAATGTATGACCAAACGTAACTCTGATACCACTGTTGGTAGTTgattagatgatagttgatagttttagagaattgttttagaaagaaggctatgccattgatttcttggattatcgattacaacataccaattgcctatttataggctcaagtcaccaacttctcaatggtggtgaatgtttctacatcactttaggtctttctagagttttcatgatagattagtatcatgatagttctagattcttctatcttatacatacacttatagttctagattgttctatcatattcatacacattatagttctatattgttctaccatattcatacacactatagttctaagatattctactattttcatacatattatatttaagaatattctagaaatttgtagcaatttcaacaGACACAAACAGAGAGAGAAGGAACAAATGGAACAAtgatagtgtgtttggataccTGTAAAATGGGGCTCGACTATGGCGTGAAGTTTGCAAAATGTAGACCACCTgtggaaaattaaaatttacctgTAATAGCAGGTTACTtagtggaagaaaaaaataataaaaaattaaacaattcaaaagataaattatattataatggaGAAAACTTATAGGTTTATCAGATATTAGGTTAACCAATTTTAATAGGTTTATCAGGTATTATAATCATGCTGTGTTTGGTTCTCTTTCCAACTTGCTCCTTTGTAGGTTGAGAGTTCTGTTACCTCAATGGCATTTTCTTCAATTATGAGTTCAGGAATCGATGTTTTGCTATGGACAGAGAGAGTGTTGGGGAGAGGTGCCTTGAGCTGTGTGTTTAGAGGAAGAGTTGGGATTTGGAGGACTGCTATTGCTATTAAAAGGTTGGATAAGGAAGACAAGGAGTGTGCCAAGGCGTTTTGCAGAGAATTGATGATTGCTAGTTCTCTGAATGACACAAATGTTATTCCTCTTGTGGGGTTTTGTATTGACTCGGAGGAGGGTTTGTTTTTTGTGTACAAGTATGTGTCAGGAGGAAGCTTAGAGCATCACTTACATGGTActcattttctcttattttatttttcttgattcCTGCCAGGTGTGTAGTGATTAGAATTGAGTTTGATGATTTTCAGTGATTATAGTTTGGCTTTTTTTATAGGGAGGAAGAAGGGTGTGAAGGGTAGTTCACCACTTCCATGGTCTGTGAGGTATGAAGTTGCAATTGGGATTGCAGAAGCTGTGGCTTATGTGCGTAATGGTATGAAGTTTCATTTTATCATAACTTATCATAATTTTGTAATTCACTCTAAAGACTTATCATATGGGTTTATTTACATAGACAAAGACTTGCCACATATACATAtgattataaactattttttacattttaataggatatgaattaatttacaaaatgatTACTAAgaccaaaataattattcactcattattttttaatacatttcaatttttcttttataataatgtttttttttctaatttctagtTTCATCAGTTTATCCTTGTTATCCGCATTCCAAATCTGAATTGTTGCAACGCACAACCTCCCAAGGTCTGTCTCCAAGCAGGCTTCACAATGATTTCTAAACCatcttttgtctctctctctcccttctcATTTCATTTCCCCATTCCCTCTTTCTCCTTTGTTCACAATCACAAACATATATACTACCCCAAATTCAAATCTCATATCAAGAAAGAACAACAAAATAACTCAAGCCTCCATAACACAAATGAACAAAACAAACTAACCAAAatccaacaaataaaataatacaaaaaagaaaCCAATAAAAGAAGATTCCATGCTACTGATTTCTTCAATTTGTTAGATCTGCAAACATACaacattttttgtataaaaagaaaaagaatatgaaaCATTATTCAATCGTTGTAGTTGACGAAGGTTGGAGAGGAGCAATTCAAGTGAGGTGAGTCGCTATGGCCGGAGAAGCTTCCTTTTCAACTTGTCATCTTCATTCAAAGTTTTGTAGATTTTCGGAATTTCAGATCTAAGTGTTTTAGCACGACTGATATCATTGATGAACATTTTCGATTTGCAAATTTGGACGAACTCAGGTATAGTCTTCGTTTTGTAGATTTGGACAAACTCAGATCTCGTTGCGGGTCCTCTAGTTGCCTTCACTCCGATCTCGAAGGTGTCGAAGTCGTCGCGCATCTCAACCTCAACCTCAAGTGGGGTAGCTTTCAATAGTTGTAACGGCTGTAATAACACCTAGAATGTTCAAAATAATGTCTTTTCAGACTATTTTTATTAGTGGTCCTAACGACTAAAGCCATGAATGGATTTTTGCATACTACAGTGACGACATCATGATATAGGCTTCAAAAACCCACTTGTTTCCCTAGAACATTGAGAATTAAATAGCGGAATAATTTTCAATAACGGTTAAAACAACAGTTACAATGGTCAAAATAATGAGAGCTATAATTACCAAAATATAGActttaaaatctattttttaccCATaacattatcatatttttttttggtaaaatattcTGCAAAATTtacttgtatttttatctttattcctTCACACTTCACTAGAATTCTTTTTATCGCATATTTTCattattgtcttttatttttttgatttcaTTACTATGTTTTATCGTTCTTAGATGGgtgattttttctataaaaaaaagatgggTGGTGATTGTGTGTGTAAACTGTGACTTAGGCGtgtagtataaattatttactctattaaaTAGAATGTATTgctaacataaatatttttttcacactattatctaattaaaaaatgttatgaatATGATCATAATTGTgtgttgtgatttttaattgatttacaGTTTAGAGGCATGAAAGTTAAACTAACGAGTTTTATCTCaacttttttatatgaaaagtaatatttttcagTCCAAGCACAATTTggcacaataaaaaaaagtatatatatatatatatactaacaataatcaatagattattttaaaaaataatcaatagattcatgaaaataaagataacaTTATGGGGATGTTTAGTAGAAGataaatttttgatttttttgggaaTTATAGGATGAAAAATTCATGTTTGGTATGCATTTGAAAAAAGCATTCATGTGAAATGATGTTTtccaaaagtgttttttttttttattaattttccatGAAAATACTTTCATCAGgaagtgagattttttttaatttaatttttcttttattacaataaaaataccatgttatttttattaaattatgtaatataataaataattaaaatagtcaataaaaatatgcataattttgatttctaataaatttatcataagtACTACAtgtcagaaaaagaaaatgaaagggtAATAATTTTGAGCCATATCACTAAAGATATTTGATAAGAATACATGGATGAGATTGATCTAAAATGTCATACTCTCAAGTATCCTTTTATCTATGACCGCATCAATGGAGCTCATCTAGATCTGaaagataaaatgataataagaaTAAGTAGGTAATTATAGACCCCAAAGTACAACAATAAACCAAATATTTTAGAGCATGATCGTATTCAAGAGATTCAAACTCTATGAAAGAGGCTAATCCTGGGCCAAGTTTAAATTCACTTgttctataaaataaattggaATGATGCTACAAATAATAGGAAAAATTCTGATGGGTAAGACCGttttacatataatatatagatatagatagatTAGTGTCATTACTCATTAATTTTagtgttttatttaattaattaattattactaattattcttttaaacgAGGTGTTAAGCTCGAGGGTTGTCACGTGCGCTGAGCGCGCATAactgaaatagaaataaaatgcaCTAAGCGAGAAGAGTCTGCTAAGCCCGCGATCCAACAGAAGCACACGCTAAGCCTACGACACGCGTTAAGCGCGCGATCTACACGTGCTGAGCGAGCGgagtgtcgcgctaagcgcgcctacaaaggcccaaagcccacttcaacaactataaatagagaatcAGTCCAAGGGAAAATAGacaccacgacatgaccctctttcctaggggtttcatttactttctttcacccctctcATTCCATCAGTTCTTATACCCCAtccattgtaaagccctcaatggccatgagtggctaaacccttagttaggtaaacccttagttagggccTGACAGGCCTAAAAGCAAAtgcgatgtatgatgtactcttcactatttatcaatgcaataccaggttttcttttcctattttcttttctgtttttatcttgcatattcatctttatattctgttaggAGTTAGATGCTCAGGAGAgggagagggtaacttctaaataagatttaaagaaggtatgcatgcattagttttaggggttagacgcttGGGAGAAGATAACttcaacaagaagaaaagatatcACAAGTAAATGAATAGATGTAGGTAGGATAGAATGACCTGAAttggtaaaagaaaaatcaaaaactCATACATCTTAGGCATACTAGGCGAGTCAGTTCCCAACATTATCTTATCTTGAatttatcttctttcttttatctaaatcttttatctttcttatcTTTCACTTTTCTAATCTTCtaccttttaattttatctttaattcttttatcttctaattttagctttaaatcttttatcttttctttatcttatcttctatctttttctatttgttattttaaatttattatctctTGCTTATAAATTGGGTTTGTATTAGtgtaagtacaaacaaagtccctgtggattcgacactcggacttccgagtactttactacttgtgacaaatttggTGCATTTGCCAACGAGTCAATGTGACTTATATCTTccataaatttctttaattttggattttgttttttcAGTATTTAGGCGtgtagtataaattatttactctattaaaTAGAATGTATTGCTaacataaagattttttttcacactattatctaattaaaaaaatgttatcaatgataaaattgttaatttgataATAGTTGTgtgttgtgatttttaattgatttacaGTTTACA
Above is a window of Glycine max cultivar Williams 82 chromosome 3 unlocalized genomic scaffold, Glycine_max_v4.0 Gm03_scaffold_27, whole genome shotgun sequence DNA encoding:
- the LOC102668893 gene encoding L-type lectin-domain containing receptor kinase IX.2 isoform X1 yields the protein MAFSSIMSSGIDVLLWTERVLGRGALSCVFRGRVGIWRTAIAIKRLDKEDKECAKAFCRELMIASSLNDTNVIPLVGFCIDSEEGLFFVYKYVSGGSLEHHLHGRKKGVKGSSPLPWSVRYEVAIGIAEAVAYVRNDLDKLRSRCGSSSCLHSDLEGVEVVAHLNLNLKWGSFQ
- the LOC102668893 gene encoding receptor-like kinase LIP1 isoform X2, with the protein product MAFSSIMSSGIDVLLWTERVLGRGALSCVFRGRVGIWRTAIAIKRLDKEDKECAKAFCRELMIASSLNDTNVIPLVGFCIDSEEGLFFVYKYVSGGSLEHHLHGRKKGVKGSSPLPWSVRYEVAIGIAEAVAYVRNVDEGWRGAIQVR